Proteins encoded by one window of Collimonas fungivorans:
- a CDS encoding M48 family metallopeptidase — translation MSQTVATLRTQKEKTYQALMIGFGILLWIAIAATVAAYWLDPKMAPTLRIYIGYAVAITLFYWIAAAVYRASAFGNMILLGPEQFPALHQMVVAGSQEIGLSEPPKTFLYNSNGVFNAFARRLLGGRYVFLTSALVDANSDAQVRFVIGHELGHHAAGHLNPWLNTLKLPAHIVPFLGKAYSRSREYTCDNIGAYLSKDFEASRSSLQMLGCGCRRLNQTMSCESFVAQEAMVPPVFGFLNEICRTHPRLTRRVAAIKEQIDN, via the coding sequence ATGTCACAGACGGTCGCTACGCTTCGCACACAGAAAGAAAAAACCTACCAGGCGCTGATGATAGGTTTCGGCATCTTGCTTTGGATCGCCATTGCCGCAACAGTGGCGGCATACTGGTTGGATCCAAAGATGGCGCCGACCTTGCGCATCTATATCGGGTATGCCGTGGCAATCACGCTTTTTTACTGGATCGCAGCCGCGGTTTATCGCGCGTCGGCATTCGGCAACATGATTCTTTTGGGCCCCGAGCAATTCCCCGCACTGCACCAGATGGTGGTCGCCGGATCGCAGGAAATCGGGCTGTCCGAACCGCCGAAAACCTTCCTGTACAACTCCAACGGCGTCTTCAACGCCTTTGCCCGGCGTTTGCTCGGCGGCCGTTACGTATTCCTGACCTCGGCCTTGGTCGATGCCAATAGCGATGCCCAGGTACGCTTTGTCATCGGCCACGAACTCGGGCACCATGCCGCCGGACATTTGAACCCATGGCTCAACACGCTGAAATTGCCGGCCCATATCGTTCCGTTTTTGGGGAAAGCCTATTCCCGTTCGCGCGAATACACTTGCGACAACATCGGCGCTTATTTGTCCAAGGATTTCGAGGCATCGCGCAGTTCCCTGCAGATGCTCGGCTGCGGTTGCCGCCGATTGAACCAGACGATGAGTTGCGAGTCTTTCGTGGCGCAAGAAGCGATGGTGCCGCCGGTATTCGGTTTCCTCAACGAGATTTGCCGCACTCACCCGCGCCTGACACGGCGGGTTGCAGCGATCAAGGAACAGATCGACAACTGA